In one Magallana gigas chromosome 7, xbMagGiga1.1, whole genome shotgun sequence genomic region, the following are encoded:
- the LOC105320677 gene encoding uncharacterized protein isoform X2 yields the protein MPKIKKQSENLLEHSNSASDNKSKRKYGFPYRKGLNFCCFQKSVQSFTSQPEKPTFAEDTECSIKLFPHLIHVRDLTKDFIDRASGVIQIPKDQSINELMKKDRIKVRGLDTLSSQSLLGSEEFCEPRRWPFIPTICVSKIEQAKINNEVLLMDEHKYKKTKKMLENRCVNTKEIRSAITHPDVREVHEALTELLETPIWKLLLKIKQNMDIADASNQLEMLSMELDILLNTVKHPGCSDTVKTTTEENEFCSIIPEELKNYLFRKREVSGFGLWNTEEFRVFVNQETKGRHIRENLLKVFASFFKIKRLNVMNCEPSFHPNFQPGDKIFPTNSALAKTEERGSLARDEKGYGTLGGFVTDKNSNIYALTCAHVCKKDHYVFAAYGDSEREKIGECVFSNYLEAKHIPILPDVALVKIDDEVKDRCNRTMLSDIFHLSKFKIFSDNLENLVNRAFVYKVGAQTRLTKGYILSPALYITGRDDTFLVSGFGDVHFAEPGDSGSVVFMNENSSALDTINVIGMFFGSCTLNVEDCKEKSACLRMDTAFEFLNQNGWDIWFENQI from the exons atgccaaaaattaaaaaacagtcGGAAAATCTTCTGGAGCATTCCAATTCTGCCAGTGACAACAAAAGTAAACGAAAATATGGATTTCCATACAGAAAAGGGTTAAATTTCTGTTGTTTTCAAAAGAGTGTTCAATCTTTTACATCACAACCAG AGAAACCCACTTTTGCTGAAGACACAGAGTGCTCTATAAAACTGTTTCCGCATCTTATACATGTTCGTGACTTGACCAAGGACTTCATAGATCGGGCTTCTGGTGTTATCCAGATCCCCAAGGATCAGTCTATCAATGAATTGATGAAAAAAGATCGGATTAAAGTTCGTGGGTTGGATACCTTATCTTCTCAGTCGCTGCTTGGCAGTGAAG AATTTTGCGAACCGAGAAGATGGCCATTTATTCCAACTATCTGTGTCAGTAAAATAGAGCAAGCGAAAATAAATAATGAG GTTCTTTTAATGGACGAACATAAATAcaagaaaaccaaaaaaatgttagaaaataGATGTGTGAACACAAAAGAGATACGATCTGCCATAACTCACCCCGATGTTCGAGAAGTGCATGAGGCTTTGACGGAGCTGTTGGAGACTCCAATCTGGAAACTACTTCTTAAAATCAAGCAAAATATGGACATAGCAGATGCATCTAATCAATTGGAAATGCTTTCCATGGAATTAGACATCCTTTTGAATACAGTTAAACACCCTGGTTGCAGTGACACTGTAAAAACTACAACTGAAGAAAACGAATTTTGTTCGATTATTCCCGAAGAATTGAAAAACTATTTATTCAG AAAACGGGAAGTTTCTGGCTTTGGACTTTGGAACACCGAAGAGTTTCGAGTTTTTGTAAATCAGGAAACCAAGGGGAGGCATATACGGGAAAATTTGCTGAAAGTTTTTGCtagctttttcaaaatcaaacgaTTAAATGTCATGAATTGTGAACCTTCCTTTCATCCTAATTTTCAACCTGGAGATAAAATATTTCCAACCAATTCAGCACTAGCAAAGACAGAGGAAAGGGGTTCACTCGCAAGAGATGAGAAAGGTTATGGCACTTTAGGGGGATTTGTAACAGACAAGAACTCGAATATCTATGCTCTGACATGTGCGCATGTCTGCAAGAAAGATCACTATGTCTTTGCAGCATATGGGGACTCAGAAAGAGAGAAAATTGGCGAATGTGTATTTTCAAACTATCTCGAAGCTAAACATATCCCAATTCTTCCTGATGTTGCTCTTGTTAAGATCGATGACGAAGTAAAAGATAGATGCAATCGGACAATGTTAAGTGACATTTTTCacttgtcaaaatttaaaattttctctgaCAACTTGGAAAACTTAGTAAACAGAGCCTTTGTTTACAAAGTCGGAGCACAGACGCGATTGACGAAGGGATATATACTGTCTCCAGCGTTGTACATCACCGGTAGAGATGACACTTTTCTAGTTTCTGGTTTTGGTGATGTCCATTTTGCCGAACCAGGCGACAGTGGATCTGTAGTTTTCATGAACGAGAATAGTTCAGCACTTGATACCATTAATGTCATTGGAATGTTTTTCGGAAGTTGTACATTGAATGTAGAAGACTGTAAGGAAAAAAGTGCCTGTTTAAGAATGGACACTGCTTTCGAGTTTCTGAATCAAAATGGCTGGGATATTTggtttgaaaatcaaatttga
- the LOC105320677 gene encoding uncharacterized protein isoform X1 produces the protein MPKIKKQSENLLEHSNSASDNKSKRKYGFPYRKGLNFCCFQKSVQSFTSQPAEKPTFAEDTECSIKLFPHLIHVRDLTKDFIDRASGVIQIPKDQSINELMKKDRIKVRGLDTLSSQSLLGSEEFCEPRRWPFIPTICVSKIEQAKINNEVLLMDEHKYKKTKKMLENRCVNTKEIRSAITHPDVREVHEALTELLETPIWKLLLKIKQNMDIADASNQLEMLSMELDILLNTVKHPGCSDTVKTTTEENEFCSIIPEELKNYLFRKREVSGFGLWNTEEFRVFVNQETKGRHIRENLLKVFASFFKIKRLNVMNCEPSFHPNFQPGDKIFPTNSALAKTEERGSLARDEKGYGTLGGFVTDKNSNIYALTCAHVCKKDHYVFAAYGDSEREKIGECVFSNYLEAKHIPILPDVALVKIDDEVKDRCNRTMLSDIFHLSKFKIFSDNLENLVNRAFVYKVGAQTRLTKGYILSPALYITGRDDTFLVSGFGDVHFAEPGDSGSVVFMNENSSALDTINVIGMFFGSCTLNVEDCKEKSACLRMDTAFEFLNQNGWDIWFENQI, from the exons atgccaaaaattaaaaaacagtcGGAAAATCTTCTGGAGCATTCCAATTCTGCCAGTGACAACAAAAGTAAACGAAAATATGGATTTCCATACAGAAAAGGGTTAAATTTCTGTTGTTTTCAAAAGAGTGTTCAATCTTTTACATCACAACCAG CAGAGAAACCCACTTTTGCTGAAGACACAGAGTGCTCTATAAAACTGTTTCCGCATCTTATACATGTTCGTGACTTGACCAAGGACTTCATAGATCGGGCTTCTGGTGTTATCCAGATCCCCAAGGATCAGTCTATCAATGAATTGATGAAAAAAGATCGGATTAAAGTTCGTGGGTTGGATACCTTATCTTCTCAGTCGCTGCTTGGCAGTGAAG AATTTTGCGAACCGAGAAGATGGCCATTTATTCCAACTATCTGTGTCAGTAAAATAGAGCAAGCGAAAATAAATAATGAG GTTCTTTTAATGGACGAACATAAATAcaagaaaaccaaaaaaatgttagaaaataGATGTGTGAACACAAAAGAGATACGATCTGCCATAACTCACCCCGATGTTCGAGAAGTGCATGAGGCTTTGACGGAGCTGTTGGAGACTCCAATCTGGAAACTACTTCTTAAAATCAAGCAAAATATGGACATAGCAGATGCATCTAATCAATTGGAAATGCTTTCCATGGAATTAGACATCCTTTTGAATACAGTTAAACACCCTGGTTGCAGTGACACTGTAAAAACTACAACTGAAGAAAACGAATTTTGTTCGATTATTCCCGAAGAATTGAAAAACTATTTATTCAG AAAACGGGAAGTTTCTGGCTTTGGACTTTGGAACACCGAAGAGTTTCGAGTTTTTGTAAATCAGGAAACCAAGGGGAGGCATATACGGGAAAATTTGCTGAAAGTTTTTGCtagctttttcaaaatcaaacgaTTAAATGTCATGAATTGTGAACCTTCCTTTCATCCTAATTTTCAACCTGGAGATAAAATATTTCCAACCAATTCAGCACTAGCAAAGACAGAGGAAAGGGGTTCACTCGCAAGAGATGAGAAAGGTTATGGCACTTTAGGGGGATTTGTAACAGACAAGAACTCGAATATCTATGCTCTGACATGTGCGCATGTCTGCAAGAAAGATCACTATGTCTTTGCAGCATATGGGGACTCAGAAAGAGAGAAAATTGGCGAATGTGTATTTTCAAACTATCTCGAAGCTAAACATATCCCAATTCTTCCTGATGTTGCTCTTGTTAAGATCGATGACGAAGTAAAAGATAGATGCAATCGGACAATGTTAAGTGACATTTTTCacttgtcaaaatttaaaattttctctgaCAACTTGGAAAACTTAGTAAACAGAGCCTTTGTTTACAAAGTCGGAGCACAGACGCGATTGACGAAGGGATATATACTGTCTCCAGCGTTGTACATCACCGGTAGAGATGACACTTTTCTAGTTTCTGGTTTTGGTGATGTCCATTTTGCCGAACCAGGCGACAGTGGATCTGTAGTTTTCATGAACGAGAATAGTTCAGCACTTGATACCATTAATGTCATTGGAATGTTTTTCGGAAGTTGTACATTGAATGTAGAAGACTGTAAGGAAAAAAGTGCCTGTTTAAGAATGGACACTGCTTTCGAGTTTCTGAATCAAAATGGCTGGGATATTTggtttgaaaatcaaatttga